The following proteins are encoded in a genomic region of Mus caroli chromosome 18, CAROLI_EIJ_v1.1, whole genome shotgun sequence:
- the Tubb6 gene encoding tubulin beta-6 chain: protein MREIVHIQAGQCGNQIGTKFWEVISDEHGIDQAGGYVGDSALQLERISVYYNESSSKKYVPRAALVDLEPGTMDSVRSGPFGQLFRPDNFIFGQTGAGNNWAKGHYTEGAELVDSVLDVVRKECEHCDCLQGFQLTHSLGGGTGSGMGTLLISKIREEYPDRIMNTFSVMPSPKVSDTVVEPYNATLSVHQLVENTDETYCIDNEALYDICFRTLKLTTPTYGDLNHLVSATMSGVTTSLRFPGQLNADLRKLAVNMVPFPRLHFFMPGFAPLTARGSQQYRALTVPELTQQMFDAKNMMAACDPRHGRYLTVATVFRGPMSMKEVDEQMLAIQNKNSSYFVEWIPNNVKVAVCDIPPRGLKMASTFIGNSTAIQELFKRISEQFSAMFRRKAFLHWFTGEGMDEMEFTEAESNMNDLVSEYQQYQDATVNDGEEAFEDEDEEEINE from the exons ATGAGGGAGATTGTGCACATCCAGGCGGGCCAGTGCGGGAACCAGATCGGTACCAAG TTTTGGGAAGTGATCAGTGATGAGCACGGTATCGACCAGGCCGGAGGCTACGTGGGCGACTCAGCGCTGCAGCTGGAGAGGATCAGCGTCTACTACAATGAGTCATCCT CTAAGAAGTACGTACCCAGGGCTGCCCTGGTGGACTTGGAGCCCGGCACCATGGACAGTGTGAGGTCTGGGCCTTTTGGGCAACTCTTCAGGCCTGATAACTTCATCTTCG GACAGACGGGTGCCGGGAACAACTGGGCCAAGGGTCACTACACGGAGGGCGCGGAGCTGGTGGATTCGGTGCTGGATGTGGTGCGCAAGGAGTGTGAGCATTGCGACTGTCTTCAGGGCTTCCAGCTCACGCACTCGCTGGGCGGTGGCACGGGCTCAGGCATGGGCACACTGCTCATCAGCAAGATCCGAGAGGAGTACCCGGACCGCATCATGAACACCTTCAGCGTCATGCCGTCACCCAAGGTCTCAGACACCGTGGTGGAGCCCTACAATGCCACATTGTCGGTGCACCAGCTGGTGGAGAACACCGACGAGACCTACTGCATCGACAACGAGGCCCTCTATGACATCTGCTTCCGCACGCTCAAGCTGACCACACCCACTTACGGGGACCTCAACCACTTGGTATCCGCCACCATGAGCGGTGTCACCACATCACTGCGTTTCCCTGGCCAACTCAACGCCGACCTGCGCAAGCTGGCTGTGAACATGGTGCCATTCCCACGTCTCCACTTCTTTATGCCCGGCTTCGCCCCCCTCACAGCCCGGGGCAGTCAGCAGTACCGTGCCCTGACAGTGCCTGAGCTCACACAGCAGATGTTCGATGCCAAGAACATGATGGCTGCCTGTGACCCACGCCATGGCCGCTACCTGACCGTTGCCACTGTCTTCCGGGGCCCCATGTCCATGAAGGAGGTGGACGAGCAGATGCTGGCCATCCAGAACAAGAACAGCAGCTACTTTGTGGAGTGGATCCCCAACAATGTCAAGGTAGCCGTGTGCGACATCCCACCACGGGGCCTGAAGATGGCCTCCACCTTCATTGGCAATAGCACTGCCATCCAGGAGCTATTCAAGCGCATCTCCGAGCAGTTCTCGGCCATGTTCCGCCGCAAGGCCTTCCTGCACTGGTTCACCGGCGAGGGCATGGACGAGATGGAGTTCACCGAGGCCGAGAGTAACATGAATGACCTGGTGTCCGAGTACCAGCAGTACCAGGACGCCACGGTCAATGATGGCGAAGAGGCATTTGAAGACGAGGATGAAGAAGAGATCAATGAATAG